The following proteins are encoded in a genomic region of Arachis ipaensis cultivar K30076 chromosome B02, Araip1.1, whole genome shotgun sequence:
- the LOC107626595 gene encoding putative disease resistance protein RGA1 isoform X1 gives MHEFIQDLARNECRIMLPGEESGDNDAVTEPARYRHFTRHCTLYLEDQTSFLDSIDNGGKLKADKLHTLMVLSKFSDMDPTNLANSLPRMKRIRALDLSDCPIEKLSLKATELLHLRYLNLSFNHKLKKLPSEISNLLNLQTLNLNGCKSLQKLPESIGKLIKLRHLEILWTTSLSYLPKGIATLTLLRTLNRFFGSSGGASRSKACSLGDLENLNNIEGCLTIDGLGGKSRKTEISEATRADLKNKENLLGLELWFSMVGSKANDQVLLDSLEAPPQLQSLGIFDYGGSSFPNWMMELNKLTHLKLHRCSECKVLPPLGKLPFLESLEITNMPNVKIVGVEFLGIGLNHEDAVNEGSSPDAVAFPRLRKLHFIKLDEWKGWTGINVNGGDKKIMPQLSSLSVVNCEKLESLPDYIKKKENLKPVIEGCPLLLEN, from the coding sequence ATGCATGAATTTATCCAAGATCTTGCGCGTAACGAATGCCGCATAATGCTTCCTGGTGAAGAGTCCGGAGACAACGACGCTGTAACAGAGCCTGCTCGTTATCGTCATTTTACCCGTCATTGTACCCTGTATCTTGAAGATCAAACCTCTTTCCTAGATTCAATTGACAATGGAGGTAAACTCAAGGCAGATAAACTACACACTCTAATGGTTTTGTCCAAGTTTTCCGACATGGATCCAACAAATCTTGCCAACAGTCTACCTCGTATGAAGAGGATCAGGGCGTTGGATTTGAGCGATTGCCCAATAGAAAAGCTTTCATTGAAGGCAACTGAACTGCTACATCTAAGGTACCTTAACCTGTCTTTCAATCATAAGCTAAAGAAGTTGCCTTCTGAAATAAGTAATTTGCTTAATTTGCAAACTTTAAATCTCAACGGATGTAAAAGTCTTCAGAAACTGCCAGAAAGTATAGGCAAATTGATCAAGTTGCGGCATCTTGAGATTCTCTGGACAACAAGCCTTAGCTACCTACCAAAAGGGATTGCAACCTTAACCTTGTTGAGAACCTTAAATCGATTCTTCGGGAGCAGTGGTGGTGCTAGCAGAAGCAAAGCATGCAGTCTTGGAGATTTGGAAAATCTAAACAATATCGAAGGATGTCTTACCATAGATGGATTGGGTGGTAAAAGTCGTAAAACTGAAATTTCTGAAGCTACAAGAGCTGATCTAAAGAACAAGGAAAATCTGCTTGGCTTGGAACTGTGGTTTTCTATGGTAGGATCGAAGGCCAACGATCAAGTCCTACTTGATAGCTTAGAAGCACCTCCTCAATTGCAATCCCTTGGAATATTTGACTACGGAGGAAGTTCATTCCCCAACTGGATGATGGAATTGAACAAACTAACACACCTAAAGCTTCATAGATGTAGTGAATGCAAAGTTTTGCCCCCTTTAGGGAAACTCCCATTCCTTGAATCACTTGAGATCACGAATATGCCTAATGTGAAGATAGTAGGTGTCGAATTTCTGGGAATAGGATTAAACCATGAGGATGCTGTCAACGAAGGCTCCTCACCTGATGCAGTTGCATTTCCCAGATTGAGAAAGCTTCACTTCATAAAGTTGGATGAGTGGAAAGGATGGACTGGAATCAATGTTAATGGTGGAGACAAGAAGATTATGCCTCAACTGTCTTCTTTGTCAGTTGTAAACTGTGAAAAGTTAGAATCACTTCCTGACTAcataaagaagaaggaaaatctGAAACCAGTTATTGAAGGATGTCCTTTGCTACTAGAAAACTAA
- the LOC107626595 gene encoding putative disease resistance RPP13-like protein 3 isoform X2, protein MGNNGDTVIMAGVKVLRNANSHKVIKREMWSRASTISGAVLDIIEDAEKNLKVPRVKSWFQGIKDLCYELIGVSEEFELLQQAKKLHFLGLPLLQRRKEGNREASSIIIRDFEDLIKEVSELQLSSSPNSVPNEAEQLGSSSDPAPDEAEPEPLDLHSPAVPSNDEEPMIGRDAEIQDLIRKLTKESHRCICLVREEVGMGTTALARHVYNSTQVKSKFHFMAWVTVSQQFNVKRIVKSMLEFAPETPEKYAGNEFELLKLELHKFIEDRELLLVLEDVSNLYSNHLSDLMNVLRSSFRRILII, encoded by the coding sequence ATGGGCAATAATGGCGATACAGTGATCATGGCGGGAGTAAAGGTTTTGAGGAACGCGAATTCTCATAAGGTGATTAAGAGAGAAATGTGGTCAAGGGCATCAACGATATCCGGTGCTGTCCTGGATATCATCGAAGACGCAGAGAAGAACCTGAAGGTTCCACGAGTGAAGTCATGGTTTCAAGGCATTAAAGATCTATGCTATGAGTTAATTGGTGTTTCAGAAGAATTTGAGCTACTGCAACAGGCGAAGAAGTTACACTTTCTAGGCCTCCCACTCCTCCAACGCCGCAAGGAGGGAAACCGTGAGGCGAGCAGCATCATTATTCGTGACTTTGAGGACTTGATTAAAGAAGTCAGCGAGTTGCAACTTAGTTCGAGTCCGAATTCAGTACCCAACGAGGCTGAGCAACTTGGTTCGAGTTCGGATCCAGCACCCGACGAGGCTGAGCCGGAGCCATTAGATCTGCATTCGCCCGCAGTTCCCTCAAATGACGAAGAACCCATGATTGGTCGAGATGCTGAAATTCAAGACTTAATTAGAAAGTTGACTAAGGAATCTCATAGATGCATATGTCTTGTTAGAGAAGAGGTTGGAATGGGAACGACCGCGCTGGCTCGACATGTCTACAACAGTACTCAAGTGAAAAGTAAATTTCATTTCATGGCATGGgtaactgtctctcaacaattcaATGTGAAGCGAATTGTTAAGTCTATGCTGGAATTCGCTCCTGAAACACCAGAGAAATACGCCGGCAATGAATTTGAATTATTGAAACTTGAGCTTCATAAGTTCATAGAGGACAGGGAACTCCTTCTTGTTCTGGAAGACGTCAGCAACCTATATTCGAACCACTTGTCAGATCTAATGAACGTGCTTCGTAGTTCCTTTCGCAGAATTTTGATTATCTAG
- the LOC107622792 gene encoding uncharacterized protein LOC107622792, translated as MQMAILLRGGTLGDSSFRLWSLTTSPSSSSLHASKNSIPSSSSSSAIPPLIVSKLKSANRKNKITCCSAVQESSTTTAATSETKESETKEVKAAAPKAEPAKKPPAKAPVKPLPQMMEEDVIPSLKEILEAQEDLSEIELVFKDNKLESSFLKKGNPYSFWAFFPTGITGPKGFSLSSYNSGPSTVEPFLVDEKKVTAKLIIFWVEKRLAAQGIIPVWKE; from the exons ATGCAAATGGCAATTTTGTTAAGAGGAGGAACACTTGGTGATTCTAGCTTTCGTTTGTGGTCATTAACTacttcaccttcttcttcttctttgcatgCTTCTAAGAATTCCATAccctcttcatcatcatcatcagcaaTTCCACCTTTG ATTGTAAGTAAACTAAAATCAGCTAACAGAAAAAACAAGATCACATGTTGTTCTGCTGTTCAAGAATCATCTACTACTACAGCAG CTACTTCTGAAACAAAGGAGTCCGAAACAAAAGAGGTAAAGGCAGCAGCGCCAAAGGCTGAGCCAGCGAAGAAGCCTCCGGCTAAAGCACCGGTCAAGCCGCTACCTCAGATGATGGAGGAGGATGTGATCCCTTCACTTAAAGAAATACTTGAAGCACAAGAAGATCTTTCTGAGATTGAGTTGGTCTTTAAGGACAATAAG TTGGAAAGTTCATTCTTGAAAAAGGGAAATCCATATTCATTTTGGGCCTTCTTTCCCACAGGCATAACTG GTCCAAAGGGGTTTTCATTGTCATCATATAACTCAGGACCAAGCACTGTTGAGccatttcttgttgatgaaaagAAAGTTACTGCAAAGCTCATAATCTTTTGGGTTGAAAAACGTTTGGCAGCACAGGGTATCATTCCTGTATGGAAAGAATGA
- the LOC107622783 gene encoding adenine DNA glycosylase, translating to MPTTLDRAVNPLLSSASQLFVKMSQRNNMAKATVIRVSNRKRKQTLVEEHLQLQDIEDSAPSSCSSSFTKDEIHKLRLALLEWYDNNHRDLPWRTSKNASNGNDDEEEDEEVQRRAYGVWVSEVMLQQTRVQTVIAYYNRWMKKWPTIHHLAQASLEEVNEMWAGLGYYRRARFLFEGAKKIVAEGGRIPKMASMLQKIPGIGEYTAGAIASIAFNEAVPVVDGNVVRVIARLRAVSANPKDSATVKRFWKVAAQLVDPLRPGDLNQSLMELGATVCTPLNPSCSSCPVSEFCKALSISKEDTSVAVTDYPVKGTKVKQRCDFSAVCVVELLGADTMSDEKQSTSKFILVKRPDEGLLAGLWEFPSASLDGETTSSARREATNFFLKNVLKIDTRSKRNCNIVLREDVGEFVHIFSHIRLKLYVELLVLQLKGKVEDVLRSHGNETTNWKYVDGNSLSSMGLTTSVRKVYNLVQKFKQKSFPSHVPAKKRSRTTKRT from the exons ATGCCAACAACATTGGATAGAGCTGTTAACCCACTTCTGAGTTCTGCATCACAACTGTTTGTTAAAATGTCTCAGAGGAACAACATGGCCAAGGCCACTGTTATTAGGGTCAGCAACAGAAAAAGGAAACAAACTTTGGTGGAAGAACACCTTCAACTACAAGACATAGAGGATTCAGCACCTTCTTCTTGCTCCTCCTCATTCACCAAAGATGAGATTCACAAACTGAGGCTAGCCTTGTTGGAATGGTATGACAACAACCACAGGGATCTCCCATGGAGAACTTCCAAGAATGCTTCCAATggcaatgatgatgaagaagaagatgaagaggtgCAAAGGAGGGCTTATGGTGTGTGGGTTTCTGAGGTGATGCTTCAACAAACAAGGGTTCAGACTGTTATTGCTTATTACAACCGTTGGATGAAGAAATGGCCCACTATTCATCATCTAGCTCAAGCTTCTCTTGAG GAAGTAAATGAAATGTGGGCAGGTTTGGGCTACTATCGAAGAGCTCGTTTTCTTTTTGAG GGTGCGAAGAAAATCGTTGCAGAAGGAGGAAGGATTCCTAAAATGGCTTCTATGCTACAAAAGATTCCTGGAATTGGGGAGTATACAGCCGGAGCAATTGCCTCTATAGCATTCAACGAG GCAGTACCTGTTGTTGATGGGAACGTCGTAAGGGTGATTGCTAGATTAAGGGCCGTTTCTGCTAATCCAAAAGATTCAGCAACTGTTAAGAGATTTTG GAAAGTAGCAGCTCAGTTGGTCGATCCTCTCCGACCAGGGGACCTCAATCAATCCCTGATGGAACTTGGGGCAACCGTGTGCACGCCTTTGAATCCGAGCTGCTCATCATGTCCAGTATCAGAATTTTGTAAAGCATTGTCAATTTCTAAAGAAGATACTTCAGTAGCGGTAACAGATTATCCTGTAAAGGGCACGAAGGTTAAACAAAGATGTGACTTTAGTGCTGTATGTGTTGTTGAGTTACTTGGAGCTGATACAATGTCGGACGAAAAACAGTCAACAAGCAAATTTATTCTTGTCAAAAGGCCTGATGAAGGATTGCTTGCCGGTCTATGGGAGTTTCCATCTGCCTCTTTGGATGGCGAAACTACTTCATCGGCTAGAAGAGAGGCAACAAATTTCTTCTTGAAAAATGTTCTCAAAATTGACACCAGAAGCAAAAGGAATTGCAATATTGTTCTGAGGGAAGATGTTGGGGAATTCGTTCACATTTTCAGTCACATTCGCCTCAAGTTGTATGTCGAATTACTAGTGTTGCAGTTGAAAG GAAAAGTAGAAGATGTGTTGAGAAGCCATGGAAATGAAACTACAAATTGGAAATATGTTGACGGCAATTCGCTTTCAAGTATGGGGCTAACAACCAGTGTAAGAAAG GTATACAATTTGGTTCAAAAGTTCAAGCAGAAAAGTTTTCCTTCTCATGTGCCTGCTAAGAAGAGAAGTAGAACAACCAAAAGAACATAG